The proteins below are encoded in one region of Planctopirus limnophila DSM 3776:
- a CDS encoding ABC transporter permease subunit/CPBP intramembrane protease — protein MAPSTRQQSYSFYRQLARLWKLAQKELRETLRDRRTLLTLLVMPLITYPLVGSVLQKFMVSGLTAIERPVYRVVATDLELSQQVAAVLREADELEESQPAEIEDTAADASSPRDQILPGSPMLNGIEGLSTKSAPHQTTSGTQEFGETIRAKLRPDIRVVLPQDQNSTLDVKLLVEEGYADVGIRREEKGRWELVYAPQFTASQNAHATLLSRFKIVNQKFVDDLLAAQHPPARLPAATTDLVLKLSQGGPLVSIGALIPLMLILMTITGAVYPAIDLTAGERERGTLETLMAAPLPRLEILTAKYIAVVAVAMLTGAVNLFAMFVTLSSTGLSATLLGEDGITIGLILRLAAMLALFASFFSAALLAITSHARSFKEAQAYLIPLMIISLAPGVASLLPQFQLSPTMACIPVLNLVLATRDVFSATIDWSLLALTIGTTAIATGACLALAARSFGGDALLGVSQTSWREFFQRPQESTGLHKSSLPPVAGWVALLVVTPLFIVIGGLAGSLSSLTLEVRLLLNGLVTIALFAGVPGLMIFWNRWPPVRTLALQRPRFLALLLSSLAGLSLWIVLLQVESGMMSDARKEELVKLFGSLQIQIGAIPLPIKLLALAIIPAFCEEIFFRGLLFSAWRRSLGAWPTVILTGLVFGLFHILIRDAVVLERFLPTALLGILLGAVREKTNSLWPGILLHVLNNGTVLIFGQYAEALIAWGFDTRELKTLPVAWWLSALVISATSVGLLLSVGRPVRSTENETPLPQGLTV, from the coding sequence ATGGCACCATCGACCAGGCAGCAGAGTTACTCGTTCTATCGTCAACTGGCCCGGCTCTGGAAGCTGGCCCAGAAAGAGCTTCGCGAGACATTGCGAGATCGTCGCACTCTGCTCACGCTGCTGGTCATGCCACTCATCACATATCCGCTGGTCGGAAGTGTCTTACAGAAATTCATGGTCTCCGGGCTCACAGCGATCGAACGGCCTGTTTATCGAGTGGTCGCCACAGATCTGGAGCTTTCTCAGCAAGTAGCTGCCGTTCTACGAGAAGCGGATGAACTGGAAGAATCGCAACCTGCAGAGATTGAAGATACCGCTGCCGATGCATCATCCCCACGTGACCAGATTCTGCCGGGGTCTCCGATGCTCAACGGTATCGAGGGTCTGAGCACAAAATCAGCGCCCCATCAGACAACATCGGGGACACAGGAATTCGGCGAAACAATCCGTGCGAAGCTGAGACCAGATATCCGCGTCGTATTGCCACAAGACCAGAACTCCACACTCGATGTGAAACTTCTCGTGGAGGAAGGGTATGCCGATGTCGGCATTCGTCGCGAAGAGAAAGGACGCTGGGAACTGGTCTATGCACCGCAGTTCACCGCCAGCCAGAATGCTCACGCAACGCTTCTTTCCCGTTTCAAAATCGTCAATCAGAAGTTTGTGGATGATCTGTTGGCGGCACAACATCCTCCCGCCCGTCTTCCCGCAGCCACCACAGATCTCGTGCTGAAACTTTCACAGGGAGGCCCCCTGGTTTCCATAGGAGCATTGATCCCGCTGATGCTCATCTTGATGACGATTACCGGGGCTGTTTATCCAGCGATTGATCTGACAGCCGGTGAACGTGAACGAGGAACGCTGGAAACATTGATGGCAGCTCCATTGCCACGTTTAGAGATCCTCACTGCCAAGTACATTGCTGTCGTGGCTGTGGCTATGCTCACGGGAGCAGTCAACTTATTTGCGATGTTTGTGACACTCAGCTCCACCGGGCTCTCGGCCACGTTGCTGGGAGAAGATGGGATCACCATCGGTTTGATCTTACGTCTGGCCGCGATGCTGGCCCTCTTCGCCAGTTTCTTCTCGGCAGCACTATTGGCAATCACCAGCCATGCACGCAGTTTCAAAGAAGCTCAGGCGTATCTGATTCCACTGATGATCATTTCGCTGGCTCCCGGAGTGGCGAGCCTGCTGCCACAGTTTCAGTTGTCTCCCACCATGGCGTGTATCCCGGTATTGAACCTGGTGCTCGCCACCCGCGATGTTTTCTCCGCCACCATCGACTGGTCACTTTTGGCACTGACGATCGGAACGACGGCAATTGCCACAGGGGCCTGCCTCGCTCTCGCAGCCCGTTCATTTGGTGGAGACGCACTGCTGGGGGTCTCGCAAACTTCGTGGCGAGAATTTTTTCAGCGCCCTCAGGAGAGCACCGGCCTGCACAAGTCCTCTCTCCCACCGGTCGCCGGCTGGGTGGCTTTATTGGTCGTGACGCCACTCTTCATCGTCATCGGAGGACTGGCTGGGAGCCTGAGTTCTTTAACACTTGAGGTTCGTTTATTGCTCAATGGCCTGGTGACCATCGCATTATTCGCAGGTGTCCCTGGCCTGATGATCTTCTGGAACAGGTGGCCCCCTGTACGAACACTGGCACTTCAGCGACCCAGATTTCTGGCGTTGCTCTTAAGTTCTCTGGCAGGTCTATCGCTCTGGATTGTCCTGCTGCAGGTAGAATCGGGGATGATGTCAGACGCCAGGAAGGAAGAACTCGTCAAACTCTTTGGCAGTCTTCAGATTCAGATTGGCGCCATCCCACTGCCGATCAAGTTGCTGGCACTGGCGATTATTCCCGCATTTTGCGAAGAGATTTTCTTTCGTGGATTGCTGTTCTCCGCCTGGAGACGATCGCTAGGCGCCTGGCCCACCGTCATTTTGACCGGCCTGGTCTTTGGCTTGTTTCATATTCTCATACGGGATGCAGTTGTACTCGAACGGTTTTTACCCACGGCACTCCTGGGCATACTCCTGGGTGCAGTCCGGGAAAAAACCAATTCGCTCTGGCCGGGAATTCTTCTCCATGTCCTCAATAACGGGACAGTACTCATCTTTGGCCAGTATGCCGAAGCCTTGATTGCCTGGGGTTTTGATACACGCGAGCTGAAAACATTGCCCGTCGCGTGGTGGCTCAGTGCCCTGGTGATCAGCGCCACTTCGGTCGGCCTGTTACTAAGCGTGGGACGACCGGTTCGATCAACAGAAAACGAAACGCCATTGCCTCAGGGTTTGACTGTCTGA